From Pseudanabaena sp. PCC 6802, one genomic window encodes:
- a CDS encoding nucleotidyltransferase family protein yields MPPQSMHDPNTSYPRSQTRTAFAWEGKYDEQEQHPKVDIAVSAVPMQLVFQRLNATLDNIASFCKKWQIAEIALFGSVLRDDFRVNGEHPSDVDVLFTYDENARKNLILQARMKHELEDLFARKVDLVSKSAILVDPNYIRRQNILGSAKIIYAEG; encoded by the coding sequence ATGCCTCCGCAATCCATGCATGACCCCAATACATCTTATCCGCGATCGCAAACGCGAACCGCGTTTGCCTGGGAAGGTAAGTACGACGAACAAGAACAGCACCCTAAGGTAGATATTGCTGTTAGTGCCGTACCGATGCAATTAGTTTTTCAACGTCTGAACGCGACCCTGGATAATATTGCTAGCTTTTGCAAAAAATGGCAAATCGCTGAGATCGCTTTGTTTGGTTCAGTTCTGAGGGATGACTTTCGAGTCAATGGAGAGCACCCAAGTGATGTTGATGTGCTGTTTACCTATGACGAGAATGCTCGAAAGAATCTGATTTTACAAGCCCGAATGAAACATGAGCTTGAGGATTTGTTCGCTCGGAAAGTCGATCTTGTTAGCAAGTCTGCCATCTTAGTCGATCCGAATTACATCCGCCGTCAAAACATATTAGGTTCCGCTAAGATTATTTATGCCGAGGGATAA
- a CDS encoding Hfq-related RNA-binding protein, translated as MSDLNITLPSIRRVHNLIKENQAAELKLLTGDLIQGQVKWIDEHCLCIHTSDGGATHSMVIWQHAIAYIKTKA; from the coding sequence ATGTCAGACCTGAATATTACCCTACCCAGCATTCGTCGCGTCCACAACCTGATTAAAGAAAATCAAGCCGCAGAGCTAAAGCTCCTCACGGGCGATCTAATCCAGGGACAAGTGAAGTGGATCGACGAGCATTGTCTTTGCATTCACACCAGTGATGGTGGGGCTACCCACAGCATGGTGATCTGGCAGCACGCGATCGCTTATATCAAAACTAAAGCCTAA
- a CDS encoding GntR family transcriptional regulator — MVQFFIKADSEISASTQLYDQLSFAITTRQYQPGQQLPSTRQLAQWTGLHRNTINKVYQQLKQTGMVEARGGSGIYVSDRNSNTSASELPLKLLRECLDKMLAAGCSLAKAKELMSREVDWRLSFNAQLLVVSGHEDPGIAKIMAMELGQALDIPIQIVPLEDLPQVLEHTSAGTVVTNRFYLDAARKAAGSHNVRVIAIDIYNYSKEIQRIRDLPAGSYVGLVSISTGALRLAESLIHSIRGDDILVVSVLPQDTYRLQTVARSADLAIAGHSGRQELDEAIAIIRPERIRPLEVIYCDNYIASESIELLKLELGLA, encoded by the coding sequence ATGGTGCAGTTCTTCATTAAGGCCGATAGCGAAATTTCTGCTTCTACCCAACTGTACGATCAGCTTAGCTTTGCCATTACCACGCGCCAATATCAACCCGGTCAGCAACTCCCCAGCACGCGACAGTTGGCTCAGTGGACGGGGCTGCATCGCAACACGATCAATAAAGTTTATCAGCAACTAAAACAGACAGGTATGGTCGAAGCCAGAGGCGGTTCTGGTATTTATGTCAGCGATCGCAATAGTAATACTTCTGCTTCTGAGTTACCCTTAAAGCTATTGCGCGAATGCCTCGATAAGATGTTAGCGGCTGGGTGTTCGCTCGCTAAAGCTAAGGAATTAATGTCGCGAGAGGTGGATTGGCGGCTGAGTTTTAACGCGCAACTGTTGGTTGTTTCTGGGCATGAAGATCCTGGCATTGCGAAAATAATGGCAATGGAACTAGGGCAAGCCCTCGATATCCCCATCCAGATCGTGCCGCTTGAGGATTTGCCACAGGTCTTAGAGCATACTAGCGCTGGCACTGTAGTTACCAATCGGTTTTACCTGGATGCCGCCCGTAAAGCCGCAGGCAGCCATAACGTGCGAGTAATCGCGATCGACATCTACAACTACAGCAAAGAAATTCAGCGCATTCGCGACTTGCCCGCAGGTAGTTATGTTGGCTTAGTATCGATCAGTACGGGGGCGCTACGGCTGGCAGAGAGCCTGATTCATAGCATTCGCGGCGATGATATTTTGGTGGTTTCGGTATTGCCGCAGGATACCTATCGCTTGCAAACGGTGGCTCGCAGCGCCGATCTGGCGATCGCCGGGCACTCAGGTCGGCAGGAATTAGACGAAGCGATCGCCATCATCCGACCAGAACGCATCCGCCCTCTTGAGGTCATCTACTGCGATAATTACATTGCCAGCGAGTCAATCGAACTACTTAAGTTAGAATTAGGCTTGGCTTAG
- the recJ gene encoding single-stranded-DNA-specific exonuclease RecJ gives MASNWQLIPPVEPPTWLVDRAGIYAAQLLWQRGWRDRDRVEAFLDCAAYTPTSAVAFGAEMQQAVKRIKQAFERDEKVLIWGDFDADGITATSVLWEGLGQFFPQERRLFYYIPDRLVASHGLSQASIERLHSEHNCQLIITCDTGSTNLDEIIYARSLGIDLIVTDHHTLPAERPPVVAIVNPRYLEPTHPLYHLSGVAVAFKLVEALYEGMPIDRTAVEPLENLLDLVAIGLVADLVQLVGDCRYLAQRGIEILRQKRRPGIKSLLEQCKKAGDRAIDISFGIAPRINSISRIWGDVRKCVELLTSQDPEICQELAELAELANTERKALQRRILSQVEQKIDRVDLSTTGILVLDDPQWPVGILGLVAGQVASTYNRPTILCNSEAELARGSARSIAGIDLYELIKGQEHLLASFGGHPLAAGFSLPTVNLSLLREALNHRFWQHNGQMQIHPLEIDLKLTISELGQNLFRQIKLLEPYGMGNPAPRFLISNCRFENIFNANIKTFKGKKVEYIRTEFDLVDRTGRIKGDWWGHYSYELPAGECNAIVELVDNPSKRTYTVRLIDFVELAGDRDNLENSFNLPAYAKTIATHLSIREAITHQVKILDWRGKSQTDSIDSIDMSIDMSEVVICDRCPTSWREIEYWLGRASSHHKPLVLTYSPPEQSNGTKAWRLLVGIAKYLSRTGKAISRSQLRSQLHLEDAALQLGLDAIAAYGWQIAPDRQTNPSLQMQFVDTAATSQETAICATQKFINAVNELSFQQRYFDRQLLSLIAVYAITGEQCH, from the coding sequence ATGGCTAGTAATTGGCAATTAATTCCACCTGTAGAACCGCCAACCTGGTTAGTCGATCGCGCGGGTATCTATGCCGCCCAGTTACTTTGGCAGCGGGGATGGCGCGATCGCGATCGCGTCGAAGCATTTCTCGATTGTGCAGCCTATACGCCCACAAGCGCGGTTGCCTTTGGTGCCGAGATGCAACAGGCAGTTAAGCGCATTAAACAAGCTTTCGAGCGCGATGAGAAGGTGTTGATTTGGGGTGACTTTGATGCGGATGGGATTACAGCTACATCCGTCTTGTGGGAAGGTTTGGGACAATTCTTTCCTCAGGAGCGCAGATTGTTTTATTACATCCCCGATCGCCTGGTGGCATCTCATGGATTATCGCAAGCGAGTATCGAGCGACTGCACTCCGAACATAATTGCCAGTTAATTATTACCTGCGATACGGGCAGCACTAACCTGGATGAGATTATTTACGCGCGATCGCTTGGCATCGATCTCATCGTTACCGATCATCACACTTTGCCTGCCGAGCGCCCGCCTGTGGTAGCGATCGTCAATCCGCGCTATCTAGAACCTACTCACCCACTCTATCATTTATCAGGCGTGGCAGTTGCTTTCAAACTAGTGGAAGCTTTGTATGAGGGGATGCCGATCGATCGCACCGCAGTGGAGCCTTTAGAGAATTTACTCGATCTCGTCGCGATCGGTTTAGTGGCCGATCTGGTGCAGTTGGTGGGAGACTGCCGTTACCTGGCACAGAGGGGCATCGAGATTCTCCGCCAAAAACGCCGTCCCGGCATCAAGTCTCTATTAGAGCAGTGTAAAAAGGCTGGCGATCGCGCCATTGATATCAGTTTTGGTATCGCTCCCCGCATCAACTCCATCAGTCGCATCTGGGGCGATGTCCGTAAGTGCGTAGAGTTACTCACCAGTCAGGATCCTGAGATTTGCCAGGAATTAGCAGAGCTAGCAGAGCTGGCCAATACCGAACGCAAAGCACTGCAAAGGCGCATATTAAGTCAGGTAGAGCAAAAGATCGATCGGGTCGATTTATCTACTACAGGGATTCTCGTCCTAGACGATCCCCAATGGCCGGTTGGGATTTTAGGATTAGTGGCGGGGCAGGTTGCCAGTACCTACAATCGTCCCACTATCCTCTGTAATAGCGAAGCTGAATTAGCTCGCGGTAGCGCCCGTTCTATCGCGGGCATCGATCTGTACGAACTGATTAAGGGGCAGGAACATCTGCTCGCAAGTTTTGGGGGACATCCACTTGCTGCTGGGTTTAGCCTGCCCACAGTCAATCTCTCGCTTCTGCGCGAAGCTCTCAACCATCGCTTTTGGCAACATAACGGTCAAATGCAAATCCACCCTCTAGAGATCGATTTGAAACTGACAATTTCCGAACTCGGACAAAATCTATTTCGGCAGATCAAGCTACTCGAACCCTATGGCATGGGCAATCCCGCCCCTCGTTTTCTGATTTCCAACTGCCGCTTTGAGAATATCTTTAATGCCAATATCAAAACTTTTAAAGGGAAGAAGGTAGAATACATTCGCACAGAATTCGATCTAGTCGATCGCACGGGTAGAATCAAGGGCGACTGGTGGGGGCATTACAGCTACGAGTTACCCGCAGGTGAATGTAATGCAATCGTGGAATTAGTAGATAATCCCTCTAAACGAACTTATACAGTTCGTTTGATTGACTTTGTGGAATTAGCTGGCGATCGCGATAATTTAGAGAATAGTTTCAATCTCCCAGCTTATGCCAAGACGATTGCTACCCATCTCAGCATTCGCGAAGCAATTACCCACCAAGTCAAAATACTGGACTGGCGCGGTAAGTCGCAAACCGATTCCATCGATTCTATTGATATGAGTATTGATATGAGTGAAGTCGTTATTTGCGATCGCTGTCCCACCAGTTGGCGCGAGATCGAGTACTGGCTCGGTCGAGCTTCGAGCCACCACAAGCCCTTAGTCCTGACATACTCCCCACCCGAGCAAAGCAATGGTACGAAAGCCTGGCGTTTGCTCGTCGGGATTGCCAAATATCTCAGCCGCACGGGTAAGGCGATCTCCAGATCGCAACTGCGATCGCAACTCCATCTAGAAGATGCCGCATTGCAACTAGGACTGGACGCGATCGCCGCCTATGGTTGGCAAATCGCGCCAGATCGGCAAACTAACCCATCGTTGCAAATGCAGTTTGTAGATACGGCAGCAACGTCTCAAGAAACGGCAATTTGTGCCACCCAAAAATTCATCAATGCCGTCAACGAACTATCATTTCAACAGCGATACTTCGATCGACAATTATTAAGCCTTATAGCGGTTTATGCTATCACAGGCGAACAGTGCCATTAA
- a CDS encoding DUF86 domain-containing protein: MPRDKESILDIIEAIRKIFAYTAGVTLDEFLSNNEKQDAVLRRILVIGEATKRLSPEFRQNYPEVPWRDIAGMRDILVHDYNRVDVETIWDVVQNDLPNLIRLLDALKD, encoded by the coding sequence ATGCCGAGGGATAAAGAGTCGATTCTAGATATTATTGAGGCGATTAGAAAAATCTTTGCCTATACAGCAGGTGTTACTTTGGATGAGTTCCTGTCTAACAATGAAAAGCAGGATGCCGTACTCAGGCGCATTCTTGTTATTGGTGAGGCAACAAAACGATTATCGCCTGAGTTTAGGCAAAATTATCCAGAAGTTCCCTGGCGTGATATTGCTGGAATGAGAGACATCCTCGTTCATGACTATAATCGGGTAGATGTTGAGACAATCTGGGATGTAGTGCAGAATGACTTACCTAATTTGATAAGACTTCTTGATGCTTTAAAAGACTAA
- a CDS encoding YtxH domain-containing protein, which translates to MSNGAGKFLGGFLVGSAIGTLVGLWIAPKSSKRTKRLLRKSANALPEIAEELTANVQHQADRLTESAQKTLVEALERLQTAIAVGQAASQKLRQELSVSLTDSERNPPDNDSL; encoded by the coding sequence ATGTCAAACGGCGCGGGTAAATTTTTAGGTGGTTTTTTAGTTGGCAGCGCGATCGGCACTCTAGTAGGCTTATGGATCGCACCAAAATCTAGTAAGCGTACCAAGCGCTTGCTGCGTAAGTCTGCAAACGCCTTACCAGAAATTGCAGAGGAATTAACTGCTAACGTGCAGCACCAGGCCGATCGCCTGACAGAGTCCGCTCAGAAAACCTTAGTAGAAGCCCTGGAAAGATTGCAGACAGCGATCGCAGTAGGGCAAGCAGCTAGCCAGAAACTGCGTCAAGAGCTCAGCGTGTCGTTAACAGACTCCGAGCGCAATCCACCGGACAATGACTCTCTATGA
- a CDS encoding LuxR C-terminal-related transcriptional regulator — protein MFELHKDATYPFPHLVIDTVDGEKFVALTKAEFWTIGRGYNNSIVLNDKWASRNHATIQLVGKAIEPPIDRHIQPIAENNDSYANPNLEQTSSLAEPKSHTNNLPDSEQESAGNFYLVDLGSRNGSFVNGHRLIAPVAIKHSDRLILGKTEMVFYNPNQQIVPPIISPDRFDTPTAPNANFGLTPSEEKVFRQVVQGLTNKEIGKRLQISPRTVQTHLSSIMTKLNLDNRSQIVRFAFERGYYPLDATEST, from the coding sequence TTGTTTGAACTTCACAAAGATGCAACATACCCTTTTCCCCATCTAGTAATTGACACTGTAGATGGGGAGAAATTCGTTGCCCTCACAAAAGCTGAGTTTTGGACAATTGGGCGGGGGTATAACAATTCAATTGTACTGAATGATAAGTGGGCATCTCGCAATCATGCCACTATCCAACTCGTTGGTAAAGCGATCGAGCCTCCTATCGATCGCCACATCCAACCTATTGCAGAAAACAATGACAGCTATGCTAATCCGAACCTGGAGCAAACATCTAGCTTGGCCGAGCCAAAATCTCATACCAACAACTTGCCCGACAGCGAGCAAGAAAGCGCTGGTAATTTCTATCTGGTAGATTTGGGCAGTCGTAATGGTTCTTTTGTCAACGGACACCGCCTGATCGCCCCAGTTGCGATTAAGCATAGCGATCGCCTCATCCTCGGCAAAACAGAGATGGTTTTTTACAATCCCAACCAGCAGATCGTACCGCCGATTATCTCCCCCGATCGATTCGATACTCCCACCGCACCAAACGCGAACTTTGGCCTTACTCCATCAGAGGAGAAAGTATTTCGCCAGGTGGTACAAGGGCTAACCAACAAAGAGATTGGCAAACGCTTGCAGATAAGTCCGCGTACGGTGCAGACTCATCTAAGCAGCATCATGACTAAGCTGAATTTGGACAATCGCTCGCAAATCGTGCGCTTTGCTTTTGAGCGCGGCTACTACCCCTTAGATGCCACAGAGTCGACCTAG
- a CDS encoding cupin domain-containing protein: protein MGKTIYPEPYASSVKGRLKRKLGDVFGLTNFGVNLTHLSPGAMSALAHSHSKQDEFIFVLEGTPTLILGEEEFVLNPGDCYGFKAGTGVAHHLVNRSNEEVTYLEIGDRAEGDEVEYPNDDLKATQLTNGVWKMTHKDGRPY from the coding sequence AAAGGACGACTGAAACGCAAACTGGGTGATGTCTTCGGTCTGACTAATTTTGGAGTCAATTTGACTCATCTTTCTCCAGGTGCAATGTCCGCTCTGGCTCACAGTCACTCAAAGCAAGATGAATTCATCTTCGTTCTCGAAGGAACTCCAACGTTGATTCTAGGAGAAGAGGAATTCGTTTTGAATCCTGGCGACTGTTATGGCTTTAAAGCAGGTACGGGCGTGGCTCATCACCTTGTTAATCGATCTAATGAAGAAGTGACATATCTTGAAATCGGCGATCGCGCGGAAGGAGATGAAGTTGAATATCCCAACGACGACCTCAAAGCCACCCAACTAACAAATGGCGTATGGAAGATGACACACAAAGACGGTCGTCCATATTAG